The proteins below come from a single Aspergillus oryzae RIB40 DNA, chromosome 5 genomic window:
- the gel1 gene encoding 1,3-beta-glucanosyltransferase gel1 (predicted protein) — MKGSAIATALTLGASTALAAPSIKARDDVTAVTVKGNAFFKGDERFYMRGVDYQPGGSSNLADPIADAEGCKRDIEKFKDLGLNTIRVYSVDNSKNHDECMNALADAGIYLVLDVNTPKYSLNRASPKISYNENYLQYIFATVDAFAGYKNTLAFFSGNEVINDGPSSKAAPYVKAVTRDLRQYIRSRNYREIPVGYSAADIDTNRLQMAQFMNCGTDDERSDFFAFNDYSWCDPSSFKTSGWDEKVKNFTGYGLPLFLSEYGCNTNKRQFQEVSSLYSTDMTSVYSGGLVYEYSQEPSKYGLVEIDDGKVKTLADFDALKSAFEKTKNPSGDGGYNKTGGANPCPAKDSPNWDVDSDALPAIPEGAKKFMKDGAGKGEGFAGKGSMSGGGSTSTGTAEPGSGSATGSAGSSSGSSSSSSSAGVMNIPNMSLAPLVVGMVTVMSTFVGAGLILV; from the exons ATGAAGGGTTCCGCCATTGCGACAGCCCTCACCTTGGGTGCTTCCACTGCCCTCGCCGCTCCTTCCATCAAGGCGCGTGACGATGTGACCGCTGTCACCGTGAAGGGTaatgccttcttcaagggtGATGAGCGTTTCTACATGCGTGGTGTCGACTACCAGCCCGGTGGCTCCTCCAACCTGGCCGACCCCATCGCCGATGCCGAAGGCTGCAAGCGTGATATCGAGAAATTTAAGGATCTCGGTCTGAACACCATCCGTGTCTACTCCGTGGATAACTCCAAGAACCATGACGAGTGTATGAACGCCTTGGCGGATGCTGGCATCTACCTGGTGCTCGATGTCAACACTCCCAAGTACTCTCTCAACCGTGCCAGCCCCAAGATTTCCTACAACGAAAACTATCTTCAGTACATCTTCGCCACTGTCGATGCCTTCGCCGGCTACAAGAACACTCTGGCGTTCTTCTCCGGTAACGAGGTCATTAATGACGGCCCCTCCTCCAAGGCCGCCCCTTACGTTAAGGCGGTTACTCGTGACCTTCGTCAGTACATTCGCAGCCGCAACTACCGTGAAATTCCCGTTGGATACTCTGCT GCCGATATCGACACCAACCGTCTCCAGATGGCCCAGTTCATGAACTGCGGTACTGATGACGAGCGCAGTGACTTCTTCGCTTTCAACGACTACTCCTGGTGTGATCCTTCCTCATTCAAGACGTCCGGCTGGGatgagaaggtgaagaacTTCACTGGCTATGGTCTTCCCCTGTTCCTTTCTGAATACGGTTGCAACACCAACAAGCGTCAGTTCCAGGAAGTCAGCTCCCTTTACAGCACCGACATGACCAGCGTCTACTCTGGTGGCCTGGTCTACGAGTACTCCCAGGAGCCCAGCAAATATGGTCTTGTTGAGATTGACGATGGCAAGGTTAAGACTCTTGCTGACTTTGATGCTCTGAAGTCGGCCTTCGAGAAGACCAAAAACCCCAGCGGCGACGGTGGCTACAACAAGACCGGTGGTGCCAACCCTTGCCCCGCCAAGGACTCCCCCAACTGGGACGTTGACAGCGATGCTCTGCCTGCTATCCCCGAGGGTGCTAAGAAGTTCATGAAGGATGGTGCTGGAAAGGGTGAGGGTTTCGCCGGCAAGGGTAGCATGAGCGGTGGTGGTAGCACCTCCACTGGCACTGCTGAGCccggctctggctctgccACCGGCAGCGCTGGCAGCTCCTCTGgcagctcctcctcgtcctcgtctgCTGGTGTCATGAACATTCCCAACATGTCCCTGGCTCCTCTCGTCGTTGGCATGGTTACGGTCATGTCCACTTTCGTGGGTGCTGGTCTTATCCTTGTTTAA